Proteins found in one Patescibacteria group bacterium genomic segment:
- a CDS encoding aminoglycoside phosphotransferase family protein gives MFTLLKRKIKKTKIKKLLNEQQAKKILFPLIKKVSPRLKKIDDFKIEILRNFLGKFRNLTVRYTFLLNYGKVKKREKFLAKINALSLAPRKWFEVSKILKKRGFKEIPKILAYLPTFNTVLYQEVKGESLQHLLEQKKISKVIKIVPQISLLLKKFHSLKIKKFFIKKDRKEENREYRHWLFLIRKCAPRFEKRFKKTFRLLKKFREKNKTSFLKEKDYLLTHGDFHFGNLILMNKKIKMIDFTESEIYDPLNDVASFLSQTESMLRYYFPQNFLIYQKKIENLFLKNYFRREVKKNEKIRIKFFKIRNFLQMAGVLSFVTGPKRDKFLAVKKSLDLAEKELKSKI, from the coding sequence ATGTTCACCCTTTTAAAAAGAAAAATCAAAAAGACAAAAATAAAAAAACTATTAAACGAACAACAGGCTAAAAAGATTCTTTTTCCTCTGATAAAAAAAGTTTCCCCTCGTCTTAAAAAAATTGATGATTTTAAGATTGAAATTCTGAGAAACTTTCTTGGCAAATTTAGAAATCTTACCGTCAGGTACACTTTTCTGTTAAATTATGGAAAGGTTAAAAAAAGAGAAAAATTTTTAGCGAAAATTAATGCTTTATCTCTCGCTCCGCGAAAATGGTTTGAGGTTTCTAAAATTCTCAAAAAAAGGGGGTTTAAAGAAATACCGAAAATTTTAGCCTATCTGCCGACTTTCAATACTGTTTTGTATCAAGAAGTCAAAGGAGAATCATTACAACACCTATTAGAACAAAAAAAAATTTCAAAAGTTATCAAAATCGTTCCCCAGATTAGCTTACTTCTTAAAAAATTTCACTCTCTTAAAATAAAGAAATTTTTTATCAAAAAGGACAGAAAAGAAGAAAACCGAGAATATCGACACTGGCTTTTTTTAATTAGAAAATGTGCCCCTCGATTTGAAAAAAGATTCAAGAAAACTTTCCGTTTATTAAAAAAATTTAGAGAAAAAAATAAAACCTCATTTTTAAAAGAAAAAGACTATCTTTTGACTCATGGCGATTTTCATTTTGGAAATTTGATTTTGATGAATAAAAAAATAAAAATGATTGATTTTACTGAATCGGAAATTTACGACCCCCTAAATGATGTTGCTTCTTTTTTATCTCAAACCGAATCGATGTTAAGATATTATTTCCCGCAAAATTTTTTAATCTATCAAAAGAAAATTGAAAATTTATTTTTAAAAAATTATTTTAGACGAGAGGTAAAAAAGAATGAAAAAATAAGAATAAAATTTTTCAAAATCAGAAACTTTTTACAAATGGCTGGGGTTTTATCTTTTGTTACTGGGCCGAAAAGGGATAAATTTCTGGCCGTCAAAAAAAGTCTTGATTTAGCGGAAAAAGAATTAAAATCAAAAATATGA